From one Rhopalosiphum padi isolate XX-2018 chromosome 2, ASM2088224v1, whole genome shotgun sequence genomic stretch:
- the LOC132921246 gene encoding uncharacterized protein LOC132921246 encodes MIPLICFSSLVFGNWSLKWNEKDQRFEICYYFFFTSIFMIIYFFYSVFALLHNIIKDNSGTVNPQYLIIALAYFILGVMVLNRLINAGHSARFADELKRGCGRTVESGRHLLEFWLRTVGSAALLCMVHFKYRLFTDMPTAAIAVTTTVPLCCCVYCGSTMECQYAAACGALAQEFASVNRRAGDLGRDLRDQWAAADRLIRLSDAHCRLARLVRLFNDEYGAPIFFTTVGLLLCQIFAMNDIVSVVVISDLFDATYERYTYVLDVFTWSFAWFRLWWICYRADELAAQVHLTAKIMLENDINSFPEKTRKMALDLLDQLLHRYVRITAWGFYDVNKELLFMVLGYQFGLCLICTQFTTSGTQLVNNITTVQPNSTTAIEK; translated from the exons ATGATTCCGCTCATATGTTTTTCTTCGCTTGTGTTCGGAAATTGGTCGTTGAAATGGAACGAAAAAGATCAAAGATTCGagatatgttattatttcttttttacttcaatttttatgataatttattttttctattcagTTTTTGcgttgttacataatataataaaagataattccGGAACCGTTAATCCGCAATACTTAATAATTGCTTTGGCATACTTCATTCTCGGAGTTATGGTTTTAAACAG GTTGATAAACGCCGGTCACAGCGCGCGTTTCGCGGACGAGCTGAAGCGCGGCTGCGGCCGGACCGTGGAGTCGGGCAGACACCTGCTGGAGTTCTGGCTCCGGACCGTCGGGTCCGCGGCGCTGCTGTGCATGGTGCACTTCAAGTACCGGTTGTTCACGGACATGCCGACGGCCGCCATCGCCGTGACCACAACGGTGCCGCTGTGCTGTTGCGTGTACTGCGGCTCGACGATGGAGTGCCAGTACGCGGCGGCGTGCGGCGCGCTCGCCCAGGAGTTCGCGTCCGTCAACCGCCGGGCCGGAGACCTGGGCCGCGACCTACGCGACCAATGGGCCGCCGCCGACCGGCTGATCCGGCTGTCGGACGCGCACTGCCGTCTGGCCAGGCTCGTCCGGCTGTTCAACGACGAGTACGGCGCGCCGATATTCTTCACCACCGTCGGTCTGCTCCTCTGTCAGATATTCGCCATGAACGACATCGTCTCGGTGGTGGTCATCAGCGACCTGTTCGACGCCACGTACGAGCGCTACACGTACGTGCTCGACGTGTTCACGTGGTCGTTCGCGTGGTTCCGGCTCTGGTGGATATGCTACCGGGCCGACGAGCTCGCGGCACAG GTTCACTTGACTGCAAAAATAATGCttgaaaatgatataaattcATTTCCAGAAAAGACaagaaaaatg GCTCTAGATTTGTTAGATCAATTGCTTCATCGTTACGTGAGAATTACGGCGTGGGGGTTCTATGATGTTAATAAGGAATTACTTTTTATG gtaTTAGGTTATCAATTTGGTTTGTGTTTGATATGCACTCAATTTACGACTTCCGGCACACAACTAGTTAATAACATTACGACAGTTCAACCAAATTCCACAACTGCTATAGAAAAATAG